One Bradysia coprophila strain Holo2 unplaced genomic scaffold, BU_Bcop_v1 contig_476, whole genome shotgun sequence genomic region harbors:
- the LOC119082716 gene encoding uncharacterized protein LOC119082716 isoform X2 — MDNKIKEKFKKEILNENMISDAEIFKHVNEFYAASKEVFDTVDAILDDLDREFIEEMLDLERDIPHVEDEPDTIDHVMDLRAKFFKPTPREVIDARVAPMIANAPEPTITEREATEANYDDFWGDFFVGFDHEEDSSNRRAATGVVQSREDNALENTAVDYVHPIEGDGPVTSPSFSNIATSTRIVHASSVDVIDSNASVENMTTVEIDAVEGDGPVTSPSFSNIATSTRIVHASSVDVIDSNASVENMTTVEIDAVEGDGPVPSPSFSNIATSTRIVHASSVDVIDSNASVENMTTVEQIDAVEGDGPVPSPSSSNIATSTCIVHASSVDGIDCNASVESMSTVEIDAVESDGPVTSPSFLNILASTRNDRASSVYAIDSNSPVESTNAVEPINAIEGDGPPVTAAPVLDPIDSNPIDRTRQSDHTTGHVGRTDDDSDVFLNRVRRQRVVTAITVATPDYNAESELRLYTGRQIPVVVPIRTGPVPGVHAPDEHASDEHIRDEHTPDEHIRDIHVLNEHVPVGSVTDGSVTGVSATDGSDPDGPAPNRSALDESICDVHVSDVLIPAAAEPEVFQYYDFSDPTPVNAVQSSPENQEFDEILEAQTLIRDILNQVPTSQLFSRATATHSSIAFALFSNMWSLEILTVYSDEEDDERMTVSLVSG; from the exons ATGGACAACAAAATTAAGGAAAAGTTTAAGAAAGAGATACTTAACGAAAACATGATAAG CGATGCAGAGATATTTAAACATGTAAATGAGTTCTATGCGGCTTCAAAAGAAGTTTTTGATACAGTGGATGCAATTTTGGATGATTTGGACAGAGAATTTATAGAGGAAATGCTCGACTTGGAACGCGACATTCCACATGTCGAAGATGAACCAGATACAATTGACCATGTCATGGATCTGCGTGCAAAGTTTTTTAAACCGACACCAAGAGAAGTGATAGACGCTCGTGTTGCTCCGATGATCGCCAATGCTCCTGAACCTACTATCACAG AGAGAGAAGCTACAGAAGCCAACTATGACGACTTTTGGGGTGATTTTTTCGTTGGATTCGACCATGAGGAAGACAGTTCGAATCGCCGAGCTGCTACCGGCGTCGTTCAATCGCGAGAAGACAATGCTCTTGAAAACACCGCTGTTGACTATGTTCATCCTATTGAGGGCGATGGTCCAGTAACTTCACCTTCATTTTCGAATATTGCTACATCAACGCGCATTGTTCATGCTAGTTCCGTTGACGTGATTGACAGTAATGCTTCAGTTGAAAACATGACCACAGTTGAAATTGATGCTGTTGAGGGCGATGGTCCAGTAACTTCACCTTCATTTTCGAATATTGCTACATCAACGCGCATTGTTCATGCTAGTTCCGTTGACGTGATTGACAGTAATGCTTCAGTTGAAAACATGACCACAGTTGAAATTGATGCTGTTGAGGGCGATGGTCCAGTACCTTCACCTTCATTTTCGAATATTGCTACATCAACGCGCATTGTTCATGCTAGTTCCGTTGACGTGATTGACAGTAATGCTTCAGTTGAAAACATGACCACAGTTGAACAGATTGATGCTGTTGAGGGCGATGGTCCAGTACCTTCACCTTCTTCTTCGAATATTGCTACATCAACGTGCATTGTTCATGCTAGTTCCGTTGACGGGATTGACTGTAATGCTTCAGTTGAAAGCATGAGCACAGTTGAAATTGATGCTGTTGAGAGCGATGGTCCAGTAACTTCGCCTTCTTTTTTGAATATCCTTGCATCAACGCGCAACGATCGTGCTAGTTCCGTTTACGCGATTGACAGTAATTCCCCAGTTGAAAGCACGAACGCGGTTGAACCCATCAATGCTATTGAGGGTGATGGTCCTCCTGTAACCGCTGCTCCTGTTTTGGATCCGATAGATTCTAATCCGATTGACCGCACACGTCAGAGTGACCACACGACAGGTCACGTAGGACGAACAGATGATGATTCAGATGTTTTCCTTAATCGAG TTCGCCGTCAACGCGTTGTAACTGCAATTACCGTGGCCACACCGGATTATAATGCTGAG TCTGAGCTTCGACTATATACAGGTCGACAGATTCCAGTTGTTGTACCAATTCGTACCGGACCAGTTCCTGGTGTTCACGCTCCTGATGAACACGCTTCCGATGAACACATTCGTGATGAACACACTCCTGATGAACACATTCGTGATATACACGTTCTTAATGAACACGTTCCTGTTGGATCGGTTACTGATGGATCGGTTACTGGTGTATCAGCTACAGATGGATCAGATCCTGATGGTCCAGCTCCAAATAGATCAGCTCTTGATGAATCAATTTGTGATGTACATGTGTCTGATGTACTCATTCCAGCAGCAGCAGAACCAGAAGTCTTCCAGTATTATG atttttCAGATCCTACTCCAGTAAATGCTGTTCAATCATCACCCGAAAACCAAGAATTCGATGAG ATACTCGAAGCACAAACACTTATTCGCGACATTCTGAACCAGGTACCCACTTCACAATTGTTCTCGCGCGCGACAGCCACCCATTCAAGCATAGCATTTGCGCTGTTCTCCA ATATGTGGAGCCTCGAAATACTTACTGTGTATTCAGACGAGGAAGACGATGAACGTATGACGGTGTCACTAGTAAGtggttaa